One window of the Desulfovibrio litoralis DSM 11393 genome contains the following:
- the lptE gene encoding LPS assembly lipoprotein LptE has translation MKITSLTTPFRHNGFLRFFWCLCFAFILILSGCGYQRATKFPSVIGDGTKTVRIKSVDNPTMNTTIGYLLRSQLREEISARHMAKWVDSGVSDYTLELKIKQFTDRGETFDDTFNTQLYNINLTLNLIVYDGVSNKKVWESGYISETDFSERLIDRDNSEELATLLMRRIVDQMKNNF, from the coding sequence ATGAAAATAACGTCGCTCACAACCCCTTTTCGCCACAATGGCTTTTTACGCTTTTTTTGGTGTTTGTGTTTTGCTTTTATATTGATTTTAAGCGGTTGCGGTTATCAAAGGGCAACTAAGTTTCCTAGCGTAATTGGCGACGGAACAAAAACAGTCAGAATAAAAAGCGTTGATAACCCCACAATGAATACAACTATCGGATATTTGCTTCGTTCTCAATTAAGAGAAGAAATAAGTGCAAGACATATGGCAAAATGGGTTGATTCCGGCGTTTCCGATTATACCTTGGAACTTAAAATAAAACAATTTACCGACCGAGGCGAAACCTTTGACGATACTTTCAACACTCAACTTTATAATATAAATTTAACTTTAAATTTAATTGTTTATGACGGAGTAAGTAATAAAAAAGTCTGGGAAAGCGGTTATATTTCGGAAACGGATTTTTCTGAAAGATTAATAGACCGAGACAACAGCGAAGAGCTTGCTACCTTGCTTATGAGACGTATTGTTGACCAAATGAAAAATAATTTTTAA
- the leuS gene encoding leucine--tRNA ligase: protein MKYNTQVIETKWQARWEQEEQFKAVVDETKPKYYCLEMFPYPSGNIHMGHVRNYCIGDVIARFKRMKGFNVFHPMGWDAFGLPAENAAIQNATHPAKWTFSNIETMKTQLKRLGYSYDWSKELATCTPEYYRWEQLFFLKFWEKGLLYRKKAPQNWCEKCHTVLANEQVIDGKCWRCDDIVVQKELTQWFVRITDYAEELLQDLDKIEKGWPDRVIHMQRNWLGKSIGAELVFELETPVEGFKDISVFSTRPDTIYGATFMSIAPEHPLVQLLIKDKPEAAAVNAFIEKSKKISSADRNSPTFEKEGVFSGAYCINPVNGAKMPIWVANFVLYGYGTGAVMAVPAHDQRDFEFAKKFNLPIKVVVNPQDKSLKLEEMTEAYADTGVLVNSAEFDGVDNEEAKLKIIAKLEKENKAKSQVQWRIRDWNISRQRYWGAPIPAVYCDKCGVVPEKEENLPIILPLEVKNREDGRSPLPETPAFYECLCPVCGQKARRETDTLDTFVESSWYFARYTSSQLTTEPFDQKAASYWLPVDQYIGGVEHAILHLLYSRFFTKALRDTGYLKGIDEPFTNLLTQGMVLMNGLKMSKSKGNVVSPVEMIEQYGADTVRLFCLFAAPPERDFDWTDSGIEGAFRFVQRVWRLVEELLPELTTCVACASTEADVTSPEAKEVRYKEHFTVQKVEQDINTKFQFNTAIAAVMELVNVVYQNKDSLKQSEQGRKVLSSAIATILTLLQPIVPHFTEELWENLGHKEPLATQTYPTYDPKALEKDLMTIVIQINGKLRSKIEVASSMPETEVKALALAEPNIVKHIEGKSIKKELYVPGKLINIVVA from the coding sequence ATGAAATACAACACTCAAGTTATCGAAACAAAATGGCAGGCTCGTTGGGAACAAGAAGAACAATTTAAAGCCGTCGTTGATGAAACAAAACCAAAATATTATTGCCTCGAAATGTTTCCTTACCCTTCCGGAAATATTCATATGGGCCATGTGCGTAATTACTGTATCGGTGATGTTATTGCCCGTTTTAAACGCATGAAAGGCTTTAACGTATTTCACCCAATGGGTTGGGACGCTTTTGGTCTGCCTGCGGAAAACGCCGCTATTCAAAACGCAACCCACCCTGCTAAGTGGACTTTTTCCAATATTGAAACGATGAAGACTCAGCTCAAACGTCTTGGTTATTCTTATGATTGGAGCAAAGAACTCGCAACTTGTACCCCCGAATATTACCGTTGGGAACAACTCTTTTTCTTAAAATTTTGGGAAAAAGGTCTTTTATATCGCAAAAAAGCACCCCAAAACTGGTGTGAAAAATGTCATACGGTTTTAGCTAACGAACAAGTTATTGACGGCAAGTGTTGGCGTTGTGATGATATTGTTGTTCAAAAAGAATTAACGCAATGGTTTGTTCGTATTACCGATTATGCCGAAGAATTGTTGCAAGATTTGGATAAAATCGAAAAAGGTTGGCCCGATCGAGTTATTCATATGCAAAGGAACTGGCTCGGAAAGTCTATTGGAGCAGAGTTAGTCTTTGAACTTGAAACACCTGTTGAAGGGTTTAAAGATATTTCCGTATTTAGTACTCGTCCCGATACTATTTATGGGGCTACTTTTATGAGTATAGCCCCCGAACACCCTCTCGTTCAACTTTTAATAAAAGATAAACCCGAAGCCGCTGCCGTTAACGCCTTTATTGAAAAAAGCAAAAAAATATCCAGTGCTGACCGTAACTCACCGACTTTTGAAAAAGAAGGCGTGTTTAGCGGAGCTTATTGCATAAACCCAGTTAATGGCGCTAAAATGCCAATTTGGGTCGCTAATTTTGTACTTTATGGTTATGGAACCGGTGCGGTTATGGCTGTTCCTGCTCACGACCAAAGAGACTTTGAGTTTGCGAAAAAATTTAATTTACCGATTAAAGTGGTTGTAAATCCACAAGATAAAAGCTTAAAGTTAGAAGAAATGACCGAAGCTTATGCTGATACCGGCGTTCTTGTTAATTCCGCTGAATTTGACGGAGTAGACAACGAAGAGGCAAAACTTAAAATTATTGCTAAACTTGAAAAAGAAAATAAAGCTAAGAGCCAAGTACAGTGGCGGATCAGAGATTGGAACATTTCTCGCCAGCGTTACTGGGGTGCTCCTATCCCTGCTGTTTATTGTGATAAATGCGGTGTTGTCCCTGAAAAAGAAGAGAACTTACCGATAATTTTACCATTAGAAGTTAAAAATCGTGAAGACGGGCGTTCTCCCTTACCCGAAACACCGGCTTTTTATGAATGTCTCTGTCCTGTGTGTGGTCAAAAAGCCAGACGTGAAACAGATACACTTGATACCTTTGTTGAATCTTCATGGTATTTTGCTCGTTATACAAGCAGTCAACTTACCACAGAACCTTTTGATCAAAAAGCCGCTTCTTATTGGTTGCCCGTTGATCAATATATTGGCGGAGTCGAACACGCTATTTTGCACCTTTTATACTCTCGCTTTTTTACTAAAGCCTTAAGAGATACGGGTTATTTAAAGGGAATTGATGAACCGTTTACCAACTTGCTTACTCAAGGCATGGTTTTGATGAACGGTTTAAAGATGTCAAAATCAAAGGGTAACGTTGTTTCTCCTGTTGAAATGATTGAACAATATGGGGCAGATACCGTACGTTTATTTTGTCTTTTTGCCGCACCGCCCGAAAGAGATTTTGACTGGACAGATAGCGGAATAGAAGGGGCGTTTCGTTTTGTACAAAGAGTTTGGCGTTTGGTCGAAGAACTCTTGCCAGAGTTAACTACTTGCGTGGCGTGTGCTTCAACCGAGGCTGATGTTACAAGCCCCGAAGCCAAAGAAGTACGTTATAAAGAACACTTTACCGTGCAAAAGGTTGAACAAGACATTAATACAAAGTTTCAGTTTAATACGGCGATTGCTGCGGTTATGGAACTTGTCAACGTTGTTTACCAAAATAAAGACAGTTTAAAACAAAGCGAACAAGGGCGTAAAGTTTTGTCTTCAGCCATTGCGACAATATTAACTTTATTACAACCGATTGTTCCGCATTTTACCGAAGAACTTTGGGAAAATTTAGGACACAAAGAGCCTTTGGCTACTCAAACGTATCCGACTTATGATCCAAAAGCTTTGGAAAAAGACCTGATGACTATTGTTATTCAGATCAACGGTAAATTGCGTAGCAAGATAGAAGTCGCAAGCTCAATGCCGGAAACTGAGGTTAAAGCCCTTGCCCTTGCCGAACCTAATATTGTTAAACATATTGAAGGTAAAAGCATTAAAAAAGAGCTTTATGTTCCGGGTAAACTTATAAATATCGTGGTTGCTTAA
- a CDS encoding cache domain-containing protein produces the protein MFVNIRIFYLLCVISCLTFLPLVSVAEETIGLSFKDSELITRQKEIYSEEDFRLQASLSVLSDVLGNLIQGLDPKEQQALVKKSLDGIFIQKEAEADISLWEGGVVIYSPLIPDSVGVNFINVYDLTGSYFVQDMLKKASKGGGFVEYAMHNQGSTEWTLRRAYVAPLKNSNYWIMSWRILTSGKYAQQPKDDFLALLQQKLPAQSVLIENKVATTALTEISTIDVRVNTLQKTVFKWFLFFSLLCFCSLLIFLVYCKLFKDSPLTKKKR, from the coding sequence ATGTTTGTAAATATACGAATTTTTTATTTATTGTGCGTGATTTCTTGCCTTACTTTTTTGCCTCTTGTTAGCGTGGCGGAAGAGACCATCGGCTTAAGCTTTAAAGACAGCGAACTTATTACAAGGCAAAAAGAAATATATTCCGAAGAAGACTTTCGCCTTCAGGCAAGTCTTAGTGTTTTGTCTGATGTACTCGGAAATTTAATACAAGGGCTTGATCCAAAAGAACAACAAGCACTCGTCAAAAAGTCGCTTGATGGGATTTTTATTCAAAAAGAAGCCGAAGCCGATATTTCTCTCTGGGAAGGCGGCGTTGTGATTTATTCTCCTTTAATTCCCGATAGTGTTGGAGTTAATTTCATTAATGTTTATGATTTAACCGGGTCTTATTTCGTGCAAGATATGTTAAAAAAAGCAAGCAAAGGCGGCGGTTTTGTAGAATATGCAATGCACAACCAAGGCTCAACGGAATGGACCTTGCGACGTGCTTATGTTGCTCCGCTAAAAAACAGTAATTATTGGATTATGTCTTGGCGAATTTTAACAAGCGGAAAATATGCACAACAACCCAAAGATGACTTTTTAGCCTTGTTGCAACAAAAATTGCCCGCACAATCAGTTTTGATTGAAAACAAGGTCGCCACAACAGCTTTGACAGAAATTTCTACAATAGATGTCAGGGTCAATACTTTACAAAAAACAGTCTTTAAATGGTTTTTATTTTTTTCATTGTTGTGCTTTTGTAGTCTGTTGATTTTTTTGGTATATTGCAAATTGTTTAAAGACTCTCCGCTAACCAAGAAAAAGCGTTAA